In Primulina huaijiensis isolate GDHJ02 chromosome 4, ASM1229523v2, whole genome shotgun sequence, a genomic segment contains:
- the LOC140974951 gene encoding uncharacterized protein — MVREEVRDKCFCILVDEARDISKREPMAIFLRFVNNHGVTNMRGAWNGLQALFLRDCLYAYYVHCFAHRLQLTLVSATKDVSVIWEFFSNLDNIDNIVTSSTKRIAELHDAQINEIKNLLASGERDSGTGANRIGNLQRAGATCWSSHYESVRSLISMYSATCKVFEVLSHSPNGRANSEVLGIYRNMKNFEFVFILHLMHKIMRTTDTPCRILQRKTHDILATITFVTTTITIL; from the coding sequence ATGGTTCGTGAAGAAGTTAGAGATAAATGCTTTTGTATTCTTGTTGATGAAGCACGAGATATATCTAAACGAGAGCCAATGGCCATTTTTTTGAGGTTTGTGAACAATCATGGTGTTACCAATATGCGTGGCGCGTGGAATGGACTTCAAGCATTATTTCTCAGAGATTGTCTGTATGCATACTATGTCCACTGTTTTGCCCATCGATTACAACTGACATTGGTTTCTGCAACTAAGGATGTCAGTGTTATTTGggaatttttttctaatttggACAATATTGACAATATTGTAACTTCTTCCACTAAGCGTATTGCTGAGTTACATGATGCacaaataaatgaaattaagaatttgTTGGCAAGTGGAGAACGTGATTCTGGAACTGGGGCCAATCGGATTGGTAATTTGCAGCGAGCGGGAGCTACTTGTTGGAGTTCTCACTATGAGTCAGTAAGAAGTTTGATAAGTATGTACAGTGCAACTTGCAAAGTTTTTGAAGTTCTTAGTCATTCTCCAAATGGAAGAGCTAATTCCGAAGTTCTTGGGATTTACAGAAACATGAAAAACTTTGAATTTGTGTTCATTTTACACTTAATGCATAAAATTATGAGAACAACAGATACTCCTTGTCGAATTCTTCAAAGAAAAACTCATGACATTTTGGCTACTATTACATTTGTCACTACAACTATAACTATCCTTTAA